The proteins below are encoded in one region of Metallibacterium scheffleri:
- a CDS encoding ArsR/SmtB family transcription factor has translation MVHCQARLDTTFAALSDVTRRGVLEQLGGSDASITDLAQRFHMTLTGMKKHVSILEQAGLVTTEKVGRVRTCKLGQRRLEEEAAWIEQHRQLWSARFDVLDELVEHLKHKEKADAQRKRR, from the coding sequence ATGGTTCACTGTCAAGCCCGCCTCGACACAACGTTCGCCGCGCTCTCCGATGTCACCCGACGCGGTGTGCTGGAGCAGCTCGGAGGTTCAGACGCCTCAATCACCGACCTTGCCCAAAGGTTTCACATGACCCTCACGGGCATGAAGAAGCACGTCAGCATCCTGGAGCAGGCGGGGCTCGTGACCACGGAGAAGGTCGGGCGCGTACGAACCTGCAAGCTCGGACAGCGCCGGCTGGAAGAAGAGGCCGCCTGGATCGAGCAACACCGCCAACTGTGGAGCGCACGCTTCGATGTGCTGGATGAGCTTGTCGAACACTTGAAACACAAGGAGAAGGCAGATGCCCAACGAAAAAGAAGGTAG
- a CDS encoding S1 family peptidase, with protein MIFHKHKVIALVGVLSMVATSAWAAAAETTASRVFAADSPSIVVVKAIDANDHALALGSGVVIAKGVVVSNCHVFTENGTESASVLYRNKRFPAKLRYADPDHDLCSLTVPGLGAPPVKMRGTNALEVGEDAYAIGAPEGFVLTLSSGIISSLP; from the coding sequence ATGATATTTCACAAGCACAAAGTTATCGCATTAGTAGGCGTGCTTTCCATGGTCGCGACGTCAGCGTGGGCCGCTGCAGCAGAGACGACGGCAAGCCGCGTGTTCGCCGCCGACTCGCCAAGCATAGTTGTAGTAAAGGCCATTGATGCTAACGATCATGCCCTGGCGTTAGGCAGCGGGGTAGTCATCGCGAAGGGCGTAGTGGTCAGTAATTGCCATGTTTTCACGGAGAATGGAACAGAATCAGCGAGCGTCTTGTACCGGAACAAGCGGTTTCCGGCGAAGTTGCGTTATGCCGACCCTGATCACGATCTGTGCTCGCTCACGGTCCCAGGCCTTGGTGCACCCCCAGTCAAGATGCGGGGCACCAATGCACTCGAGGTAGGCGAAGATGCTTACGCCATTGGCGCACCTGAAGGGTTCGTCCTTACGCTTTCAAGCGGCATCATTTCTAGCCTCCCATAA
- a CDS encoding IS110 family transposase encodes MSTITMGVDLAKNLFSVCAVDGAGHVQRRQDLGREAFALWLAQVPAGTVVAMEACSGAHHWARRCLEVGLQPRLMAAQFVTPFRKSRTLKNDRNDAEAIATAARQGNMRFVPVKSVEQQARLAWHRVREGYKTEGLEISNRLRGLLAEFGIVMAQGDRALRIALADLDAAASLPAELKELLRDLSAHWAQVRDRIAACDARIEAHAKADERCVRLRALIGIGPLTADAMVASVGSAKEFKNGRQLAAWLGLVPTQHSSGGHTRLGTISCRGDAYLRTLLIQGARSSLQRAKVTAQDRATPEQIWIRQLACRMPFGKLLVAIANKHARQLWAMLAREEAYDAEAWLKHPMVQRPAGKRAVRIAGMA; translated from the coding sequence ATGAGCACTATAACCATGGGCGTGGATTTGGCGAAGAACCTGTTTTCCGTATGTGCGGTGGATGGCGCCGGACACGTGCAGCGGCGGCAGGATCTCGGGCGTGAAGCGTTTGCGCTGTGGCTGGCGCAGGTGCCGGCCGGCACCGTGGTGGCGATGGAGGCATGCAGTGGCGCGCACCATTGGGCGCGGCGCTGTTTGGAGGTCGGTCTGCAGCCGCGCTTGATGGCGGCGCAGTTCGTGACGCCGTTCCGCAAGAGCCGCACACTGAAGAACGACCGCAACGACGCCGAGGCGATTGCCACGGCGGCACGCCAGGGCAACATGCGCTTTGTGCCGGTCAAGTCGGTCGAGCAGCAGGCGCGGCTGGCATGGCATCGCGTGCGCGAGGGCTACAAGACCGAAGGGCTGGAGATCAGCAACCGCCTGCGCGGTCTGCTGGCCGAGTTTGGCATCGTGATGGCGCAGGGTGACCGGGCGTTGCGCATCGCCTTGGCGGATCTCGACGCAGCGGCATCGTTGCCTGCGGAGCTGAAGGAACTGCTGCGCGATCTCAGCGCGCACTGGGCGCAGGTGCGCGACCGCATCGCCGCGTGCGATGCGCGCATCGAAGCGCACGCCAAGGCGGATGAGCGCTGCGTGCGGCTGCGCGCGCTGATCGGCATTGGCCCGCTCACCGCCGATGCGATGGTGGCGAGCGTCGGCTCGGCCAAGGAGTTCAAGAACGGCCGGCAACTGGCCGCATGGCTCGGCCTGGTGCCGACCCAGCACTCCAGCGGCGGGCACACCCGCCTGGGCACGATCAGTTGCCGCGGCGATGCCTACCTGCGCACGCTGCTGATCCAGGGCGCGCGCAGCAGCCTGCAGCGCGCCAAGGTGACTGCACAGGATCGGGCCACGCCCGAGCAGATCTGGATCCGCCAACTGGCGTGTCGGATGCCGTTCGGCAAGCTGCTGGTGGCGATTGCGAACAAACACGCGCGGCAACTGTGGGCGATGCTGGCGCGCGAGGAAGCCTACGACGCCGAGGCGTGGCTGAAGCACCCGATGGTGCAGCGCCCGGCCGGCAAGCGCGCGGTGAGGATCGCCGGCATGGCATGA
- a CDS encoding SRPBCC family protein has translation MPNEKEGSSAVMNRTVVERKSDRELVVKRTFDAPVHIVFEAWSKPELFKQWWVPKSVGMSLVSCDMDIRTGGAYRLVFSHPAFDQPMAFFGTYREVTPNQRIVWMNEESDEGAVTTVTFEENDGKTLVTFHELYPTTAALEDALAGSAEGLPEQFAQLDELLAGRS, from the coding sequence ATGCCCAACGAAAAAGAAGGTAGTTCCGCCGTCATGAACCGCACCGTCGTGGAACGCAAGTCCGACCGCGAACTCGTCGTGAAGCGAACGTTCGATGCCCCGGTGCACATCGTCTTCGAAGCGTGGAGCAAACCCGAATTGTTCAAGCAGTGGTGGGTTCCGAAGTCCGTTGGCATGTCGCTGGTCTCGTGCGACATGGATATTCGCACCGGGGGCGCGTATCGCCTCGTGTTCAGCCATCCGGCCTTCGATCAACCGATGGCGTTCTTCGGCACGTACCGCGAAGTGACACCGAACCAGCGCATCGTCTGGATGAATGAGGAAAGCGACGAAGGGGCCGTGACCACGGTGACGTTCGAAGAAAATGACGGCAAGACGCTGGTCACCTTCCACGAACTCTATCCCACCACGGCGGCCCTCGAGGACGCGCTCGCCGGTTCGGCGGAAGGCCTGCCCGAACAGTTCGCGCAGCTGGATGAGTTGCTCGCAGGCAGATCGTAG
- a CDS encoding SEL1-like repeat protein: MALEAVGSGKSLFTRQVPGGTIIQMTSPISPGSSGGGLFDSEGRLIGITSYYAANGQQLNFALPTEWIEALPQRSKPPEELAQKQSKSSADVQQGVRAALSGDYATAVAILGPLAEQGNARAQFEIGFMYSNAQGVPQDYAKALHWYHLAAAQGFAEAQYNIGVMYDQGKGVPQDEAEAIEWYSKPAARGLAQAQYNIGLAYLQGRPGIMSDYAKAFNWLSKSAAEGYADAQLALGTMYGGGLGVPQNDAHAVEWFRTAAAQGVAGAQALLGVSYEYGRGVPQSYLKALDWYNKAAAQGNDIAETNLGNLYGAGHGVPQDDTKAAYWYGKAAEQGVVVAQANLGARYAAGRGVPQDFMLSTKWLILAHAGGDEEAGKLVIKLEQIMPAAQVAKAQRLAQEWWSDHHK, from the coding sequence ATGGCCCTCGAGGCCGTTGGAAGCGGGAAGTCTCTTTTTACTCGTCAGGTCCCCGGTGGAACCATCATTCAAATGACCTCACCTATCTCGCCCGGATCTAGCGGTGGAGGGCTGTTCGACAGCGAAGGCCGTCTAATCGGCATTACCTCCTACTACGCAGCTAACGGTCAGCAGCTCAACTTTGCGCTACCCACAGAGTGGATTGAAGCGCTTCCCCAACGCAGCAAACCGCCAGAGGAACTGGCCCAAAAGCAATCCAAGTCCAGTGCCGACGTCCAACAAGGTGTTCGAGCGGCGTTGAGCGGCGACTACGCCACGGCGGTTGCGATATTGGGACCCCTTGCCGAACAGGGCAATGCAAGAGCGCAATTCGAAATTGGATTTATGTACTCTAACGCCCAAGGCGTCCCGCAGGATTATGCAAAGGCCCTTCATTGGTATCACTTAGCGGCGGCCCAGGGATTTGCGGAAGCGCAATACAACATCGGGGTGATGTACGACCAGGGTAAAGGCGTGCCGCAGGACGAAGCCGAAGCGATCGAATGGTATAGCAAGCCGGCGGCCCGGGGACTCGCGCAAGCGCAATACAACATCGGATTGGCCTACTTGCAAGGCAGACCTGGCATTATGTCGGACTACGCCAAAGCGTTTAACTGGCTTAGTAAGTCGGCCGCGGAGGGGTATGCTGACGCACAGCTGGCCCTAGGTACGATGTACGGAGGAGGCTTGGGCGTCCCGCAAAACGACGCCCATGCGGTCGAATGGTTCCGAACGGCTGCGGCGCAGGGAGTAGCGGGTGCGCAGGCCTTACTCGGAGTGAGCTACGAGTATGGCCGAGGCGTTCCGCAGAGCTATCTCAAAGCACTCGACTGGTACAACAAGGCCGCCGCACAGGGAAATGACATCGCCGAGACCAATCTCGGAAACTTGTACGGTGCTGGCCACGGCGTCCCGCAGGACGATACCAAAGCGGCTTACTGGTACGGCAAGGCGGCGGAGCAAGGCGTGGTCGTGGCGCAGGCTAACTTGGGAGCACGGTATGCCGCTGGCCGCGGCGTCCCGCAAGACTTCATGCTAAGCACCAAATGGCTCATTCTCGCGCACGCTGGCGGCGATGAGGAAGCAGGCAAGCTGGTGATCAAACTTGAGCAGATCATGCCAGCTGCGCAGGTCGCCAAGGCGCAACGTCTCGCGCAGGAGTGGTGGTCCGATCACCATAAGTGA
- a CDS encoding DUF2283 domain-containing protein, whose amino-acid sequence MKIKYFQDTDTLYIEFRADHIVETRDLDENTLLELDEQGRVCAMTMEHASQRTDVPGFSYEQIAA is encoded by the coding sequence ATGAAGATCAAATATTTCCAGGACACCGACACGCTCTACATCGAATTCCGCGCCGACCATATCGTGGAAACACGCGATCTGGATGAAAATACCCTGCTGGAATTGGACGAACAGGGCCGCGTTTGCGCGATGACCATGGAACACGCGAGCCAGCGCACCGACGTCCCCGGATTCTCTTACGAGCAGATTGCGGCTTAA
- a CDS encoding transposase gives MPRQPRPDLAAVPQHVVQRGNDRQPCFFTADDYRRYLAGLRESAMRYDCAVHAYVLMTNHVHLLVTPSSAGAVSRMMQWLGRQYVGYINGRYRRTGTLWEGRYKSCLVDGERYLLTCYRYIELNPVRAGMVADPLDYAWSSYRANACAVADAVVIPHDEYLRLAADAEQRCAAYRALFKDALDADRLTEIRAYVQQQRALGTPRFQREIEAVIGRCASVRAAHRPRRESGAA, from the coding sequence ATGCCGCGTCAGCCGAGACCCGATCTCGCCGCTGTGCCACAGCACGTGGTGCAGCGGGGGAATGATCGCCAGCCCTGCTTCTTCACGGCCGACGACTACCGCCGCTACCTCGCCGGACTGCGCGAGTCAGCAATGCGCTACGACTGTGCCGTGCATGCGTATGTGCTGATGACCAATCACGTGCATCTGCTGGTCACGCCGTCGTCGGCCGGGGCGGTGTCGCGGATGATGCAGTGGCTGGGTCGGCAGTATGTGGGCTACATCAACGGGCGCTACCGGCGCACGGGGACGCTGTGGGAAGGTCGCTACAAGTCCTGTCTGGTGGATGGCGAGCGCTATCTGCTGACGTGTTACCGCTATATCGAGCTGAATCCGGTGCGGGCGGGCATGGTGGCCGACCCGCTGGACTACGCCTGGTCGAGTTATCGCGCCAATGCCTGTGCCGTCGCCGATGCCGTGGTGATCCCGCATGATGAGTACCTGCGCCTCGCCGCCGATGCGGAGCAGCGTTGCGCGGCTTATCGGGCGCTGTTCAAGGATGCGCTGGACGCCGACCGGCTGACGGAGATTCGCGCCTATGTGCAGCAACAGCGCGCGCTTGGCACACCGCGCTTCCAGCGCGAGATCGAAGCCGTTATCGGCCGCTGCGCCAGTGTGCGCGCCGCACACCGGCCACGGCGGGAGTCGGGTGCTGCGTGA
- a CDS encoding HigA family addiction module antitoxin produces the protein MKALSNIHPGEVLLEEFLGPLGISQNALARAAAVPPRRINEIVLGKRGISADTALRLAAALGTSERFWLGLQADYDLEEARRALGNDVKRIERVAA, from the coding sequence ATGAAGGCTCTATCCAACATCCACCCCGGCGAAGTCCTGCTGGAAGAATTTCTCGGCCCGCTCGGCATCAGCCAGAACGCGCTCGCGCGCGCTGCCGCCGTGCCGCCGCGCCGCATCAACGAGATCGTGCTCGGCAAGCGCGGCATCAGCGCGGATACCGCGCTGCGCCTCGCTGCGGCGCTGGGCACCAGCGAGCGCTTCTGGCTCGGCCTGCAGGCGGACTATGATCTGGAAGAGGCGCGGCGCGCGCTGGGCAATGACGTCAAGCGGATTGAGCGGGTTGCAGCGTGA
- a CDS encoding type II toxin-antitoxin system RelE/ParE family toxin, with translation MIRDFADKEAEKIWGGTPSRRLPADIQTVARRKLRMLNNATTLDDLRVPPANRLEALKGDLKGQHSIRINEQWRICFRWMDGDAHGVQIVDYH, from the coding sequence GTGATCCGGGACTTCGCCGACAAGGAAGCCGAAAAGATCTGGGGCGGAACGCCATCCCGGCGGCTGCCTGCCGATATCCAGACCGTGGCGCGTCGCAAGCTGCGTATGCTCAACAACGCCACCACCCTGGACGATTTGCGGGTTCCGCCAGCCAACCGGCTTGAAGCGCTCAAAGGTGACCTCAAGGGCCAACACAGCATCCGGATCAATGAGCAATGGCGCATCTGCTTCCGCTGGATGGATGGTGACGCCCACGGTGTGCAGATCGTCGATTACCACTGA